In a genomic window of Vulpes vulpes isolate BD-2025 chromosome 6, VulVul3, whole genome shotgun sequence:
- the PGF gene encoding placenta growth factor isoform X4, whose protein sequence is MSTHFPGARLDHVFWEETSGPAVSDSSSRQWALSAGNGSSEVEVVPFQQVWGRSYCRALEKLVDVLSEYPDEVEYMFNPSCVSLLRCSGCCGDENLHCTPVETVNVTMQLLMIHSTGRPSYVELTFSQHIRCQCRPPLEDMKLERRRPKGRGKRKREKQRPTDCHLCGHTVPQR, encoded by the exons ATGTCCACACACTTCCCAGGAGCCAGGCTGGACCACGTCTTCTGGGAGGAGACCTCAGGCCCGGCTGTCTCAGACTCCAGCTCCAGG CAATGGGCCTTGTCTGCTGGGAATGGCTCATCAGAGGTGGAAG TGGTGCCCTTCCAGCAAGTGTGGGGACGCAGCTACTGCCGGGCACTGGAGAAGCTGGTGGACGTCTTGTCGGAGTACCCGGATGAGGTGGAGTACATGTTCAACCCATCCTGCGTCTCCCTGCTGCGCTGTAGTGGCTGCTGTGGAGACGAAAACCTGCACTGTACGCCAGTGGAGACGGTCAATGTCACCATGCAG CTCCTGATGATCCATTCTACGGGCCGGCCCTCCTACGTGGAGCTGACCTTCTCTCAGCACATCCGCTGTCAGTGCAG GCCTCCGTTGGAGGATATGAAGCTAGAAAG GAGGAGACCCAAgggcagggggaagaggaagagagagaagcagagacccacaGACTGCCACCT GTGCGGCCATACGGTTCCCCAGAGGTAA
- the PGF gene encoding placenta growth factor isoform X3 — protein sequence MPAMRLFTCFLQLLAGLALPAMPPQQWALSAGNGSSEVEVVPFQQVWGRSYCRALEKLVDVLSEYPDEVEYMFNPSCVSLLRCSGCCGDENLHCTPVETVNVTMQLLMIHSTGRPSYVELTFSQHIRCQCRPPLEDMKLERRRPKGRGKRKREKQRPTDCHLCGHTVPQR from the exons ATGCCTGCCATGAGGCTGTTCACTTGCTTCCTGCAGCTCCTGGCTGGGCTGGCACTGCCTGCTATGCCCCCCCAG CAATGGGCCTTGTCTGCTGGGAATGGCTCATCAGAGGTGGAAG TGGTGCCCTTCCAGCAAGTGTGGGGACGCAGCTACTGCCGGGCACTGGAGAAGCTGGTGGACGTCTTGTCGGAGTACCCGGATGAGGTGGAGTACATGTTCAACCCATCCTGCGTCTCCCTGCTGCGCTGTAGTGGCTGCTGTGGAGACGAAAACCTGCACTGTACGCCAGTGGAGACGGTCAATGTCACCATGCAG CTCCTGATGATCCATTCTACGGGCCGGCCCTCCTACGTGGAGCTGACCTTCTCTCAGCACATCCGCTGTCAGTGCAG GCCTCCGTTGGAGGATATGAAGCTAGAAAG GAGGAGACCCAAgggcagggggaagaggaagagagagaagcagagacccacaGACTGCCACCT GTGCGGCCATACGGTTCCCCAGAGGTAA
- the PGF gene encoding placenta growth factor isoform X1 yields MSPIPATAGLLQGWPEQWALSAGNGSSEVEVVPFQQVWGRSYCRALEKLVDVLSEYPDEVEYMFNPSCVSLLRCSGCCGDENLHCTPVETVNVTMQLLMIHSTGRPSYVELTFSQHIRCQCRPPLEDMKLERRRPKGRGKRKREKQRPTDCHLCGHTVPQR; encoded by the exons ATGAGCCCCATACCTGCCACTGCTGGTCTGCTGCAGGGCTGGCCTGAG CAATGGGCCTTGTCTGCTGGGAATGGCTCATCAGAGGTGGAAG TGGTGCCCTTCCAGCAAGTGTGGGGACGCAGCTACTGCCGGGCACTGGAGAAGCTGGTGGACGTCTTGTCGGAGTACCCGGATGAGGTGGAGTACATGTTCAACCCATCCTGCGTCTCCCTGCTGCGCTGTAGTGGCTGCTGTGGAGACGAAAACCTGCACTGTACGCCAGTGGAGACGGTCAATGTCACCATGCAG CTCCTGATGATCCATTCTACGGGCCGGCCCTCCTACGTGGAGCTGACCTTCTCTCAGCACATCCGCTGTCAGTGCAG GCCTCCGTTGGAGGATATGAAGCTAGAAAG GAGGAGACCCAAgggcagggggaagaggaagagagagaagcagagacccacaGACTGCCACCT GTGCGGCCATACGGTTCCCCAGAGGTAA
- the PGF gene encoding placenta growth factor isoform X2 — protein MSTHFPGARLDHVFWEETSGPAVSDSSSRQWALSAGNGSSEVEVVPFQQVWGRSYCRALEKLVDVLSEYPDEVEYMFNPSCVSLLRCSGCCGDENLHCTPVETVNVTMQLLMIHSTGRPSYVELTFSQHIRCQCRPPLEDMKLERCGHTVPQR, from the exons ATGTCCACACACTTCCCAGGAGCCAGGCTGGACCACGTCTTCTGGGAGGAGACCTCAGGCCCGGCTGTCTCAGACTCCAGCTCCAGG CAATGGGCCTTGTCTGCTGGGAATGGCTCATCAGAGGTGGAAG TGGTGCCCTTCCAGCAAGTGTGGGGACGCAGCTACTGCCGGGCACTGGAGAAGCTGGTGGACGTCTTGTCGGAGTACCCGGATGAGGTGGAGTACATGTTCAACCCATCCTGCGTCTCCCTGCTGCGCTGTAGTGGCTGCTGTGGAGACGAAAACCTGCACTGTACGCCAGTGGAGACGGTCAATGTCACCATGCAG CTCCTGATGATCCATTCTACGGGCCGGCCCTCCTACGTGGAGCTGACCTTCTCTCAGCACATCCGCTGTCAGTGCAG GCCTCCGTTGGAGGATATGAAGCTAGAAAG GTGCGGCCATACGGTTCCCCAGAGGTAA